The Malus domestica chromosome 06, GDT2T_hap1 genome has a segment encoding these proteins:
- the LOC139196784 gene encoding uncharacterized protein gives MNAKLLKPYSEEEVCVALFQMHPSKALGPDGHFLQNKRWGRKGSFALKLDLSKAYDRVEWNFLEAMMLRLGFDSRLVAVMMMCVKSVSYSFLVNGEECGFVVPSHDLRQVSCLVRRSWKSVQRFNIFWICSAKHQDPKSLTARLFKAKYHPHSSFWDASVPSSSSYCWSSILKARIVLEKGSRWLIGDGASVYVWKDRWVPKPSTFHPITQPPPSRENMLVQELIDKERRMLCDTKLSAYFEEKDREHIRALPISNSLPPDKLVWHYTDRGQFTVKSAYEVAWDYVKPPSLSASSSALGGNPFTPLWKAIWQAGVPPKVAVELVTAAQHCRPRDGLTGDGEGVAEDWVWLNVDGATNLQNKVGGAGVVLRDRQGHFFAAAASFLPTMTSALQAEMLANKRAVEVTHQLGFQKVLVRSDSSQAISIIHTCVDRVLAMDFLAEDVLDIAKAFIASKFIFISRNNNSIAHCLAKVALYVETSIVWVEEPPSVIQDLLIHDIL, from the exons atgaatgcaaagttgtTGAAGCCTTACTCGGAAGAGGAGGTTTGTGTTGCACTTTTCCAAATGCATCCGTCCAAAGCCCTAGGTCCGGATG GTCATTTCCTTCAAAATAAAAGGTGGGGACGGAAGGGATCCTTTGCGCTCAAATTGGATCTGAGCAAGGCATACGATAGGGTGGAATGGAATTTTTTGGAAGCTATGATGTTGAGGTTGGGGTTTGATAGTAGATTGGTGGCTGTCATGATGATGTGTGTGAAATCGGTTTCATACTCCTTTTTGGTTAATGGCGAAGAATGTGGGTTTGTTGTGCCATCTCATGATCTTCGTCAAG TTTCTTGTTTGGTAAGGCGAAGTTGGAAGAGTGTGCAGAGGTTCAACATATTCTGGATATGTTCTGCCAAGCATCAG GATCCCAAGTCTTTGACGGCAAGGTTGTTTAAAGCAAAATATCACCCCCATTCGTCATTTTGGGATGCTTCAGTCCCCTCTTCTTCGTCGTATTGTTGGTCTAGCATACTCAAAGCTAGAATTGTCTTGGAGAAGGGGTCCAGATGGTTGATTGGTGATGGGGCGTCTGTATATGTATGGAAGGATCGATGGGTACCTAAACCATCGACTTTTCATCCTATAACCCAGCCGCCTCCCTCAAGGGAGAATATGTTGGTGCAGGAATTGATTGATAAGGAAAGGAGAATGTTGTGTGACACTAAATTGAGTGCATATTTTGAAGAGAAGGATAGGGAGCATATTCGTGCTCTACCAATTAGCAATAGCCTACCTCCGGACAAGTTGGTATGGCATTACACTGATAGGGGTCAATTCACGGTTAAAAGTGCTTATGAGGTTGCTTGGGATTATGTTAAACCACCTTCTTTGAGTGCTTCTTCTTCAGCTCTTGGTGGTAATCCATTTACTCCGTTATGGAAGGCAATATGGCAGGCCGGAGTCCCGCCAAAG GTCGCGGTAGAGCTTGTAACTGCTGCTCAGCATTGCCGTCCTCGGGATGGGCTTACGGGTGATGGTGAAGGGGTGGCAGAGGATTGGGTATGGTTGAATGTGGATGGTGCGACTAATTTGCAGAATAAGGTGGGTGGGGCAGGGGTGGTTCTCCGAGATAGGCAAGGACATTTTTTTGCTGCAGCAGCATCTTTCCTCCCTACGATGACATCTGCTCTCCAAGCAGAAATGTTAGCCAATAAGCGTGCTGTGGAGGTCACCCATCAACTTGGCTTTCAGAAGGTTCTAGTTCGAAGTGACTCCTCCCAAGCAATTTCCATCATTCACACTTGTGTTGACCGTGTGTTAGCTATGGATTTCTTAGCAGAAGATGTCCTAGATATTGCAAAGGCTTTTATTGCTTCTAAGTTTATTTTCATTTCTAGGAATAATAATAGTATTGCTCATTGTTTGGCAAAGGTTGCATTGTATGTTGAGACAAGTATAGTTTGGGTTGAGGAGCCTCCTAGTGTTATTCAAGATCTCCTTATCCATGATATTTTGTAA